Part of the Fundulus heteroclitus isolate FHET01 chromosome 20, MU-UCD_Fhet_4.1, whole genome shotgun sequence genome, CTGAAGTCCCCCTGAGCTGCATGGCTCTGTTTGAAGGAGGACCCTGCCTGACAGCAGACACCAACTTTGACGTCCTCATGGTGAAGTTGAAAAGTCATTTCCAGAACGCCAAGGGACACAAGGTGGAGTGTCGGGGCTCGAGATATCGCTACTGCGACTTCTTGATCAAAGTCGGCACCGTCATCATGAGCTCCAGCGCCAGGGGGATATCCGTGGAGGTATGGCCTCAGTCTGACATTAGCAGTAAGTGAAGAGATGCACCTTTGCGGTCTGTCGGTTTTAACTCTGGGTTTGTCGCACACAGGTAGAATACTGTCCCTGCGTGGTCCCGGGGGACTGTTGGAACCTCGTGAGGGAGTTCATGCAGTCTTTTCTCGGCAACAACGTTCCAGAGCTTCCGACCGTGTTCGCAGCCAAACCTGAGGGTCTTTTTGCTCCAGCCGAC contains:
- the med20 gene encoding mediator of RNA polymerase II transcription subunit 20 — encoded protein: MYLKPKDKTGERKVSMGVTCVCQIPVTEGKSVQQTVDLLHKKLEQLGAVKQSSFCVDCETYQSTGNAAGQPSKLLYVMHNSEVPLSCMALFEGGPCLTADTNFDVLMVKLKSHFQNAKGHKVECRGSRYRYCDFLIKVGTVIMSSSARGISVEVEYCPCVVPGDCWNLVREFMQSFLGNNVPELPTVFAAKPEGLFAPADCVDTMTQYLELFNKLRKLQITGSNVR